The Xyrauchen texanus isolate HMW12.3.18 chromosome 25, RBS_HiC_50CHRs, whole genome shotgun sequence genome includes the window CCCTTCCCCACCGGTAAATCTGCTTTTTAATTATCTTGGTTGAGCACTAaaagcatgcgtgtgtgtgtgtgtgtgtgtgtgtgtgtgtgtgtgtatttgtgtatataatCTCTACATAAATGGAACCATAATTGTCTGATCATTTCTCTTTCCTCTCCAGCCTAGCCCTTCTCAGCAGATCAACCTTGGTCCCTCTTCCAACCCCACTGCCAAACCCTCAGACTTTGACTTTCTCAAGGTCATCGGAAAAGGCAGCTTTGGCAAGGTTCTGCTGGCCCGACACCGGAGTGATGAGCAGTTCTATGCAGTCAAGGTGCTGCAGAAGAAAGCCATCTTGAAGAAGAAAGAGGTATGAAATCGTACAAATCCTGCTGCATTTTACGTCTTGGTCCAGGGCCAAACTGTTAAGAGCTGTGGAGAatacattaatgtaataactgtataataataataatacttcaaGGTTGCAGTCAGCATGCTCATGCTTGTGTTGGCACTCTTTAAGTATGTTGTTGCTTAGTTAGATCTCTGTGTTATCATTACCCCCTAACCTTTGACCTCTCCTTTTGTGATGTTAAGGAGAAACACATTATGTCAGAGCGAAACGTTTTACTGAAGAATGTCAAGCATCCGTTCCTGGTGGGCCTGCATTATTCCTTTCAGACTGCTGATAAACTCTACTTTGTACTGGACTACATCAATGGTGGCGAGGTATGTCATTTAAATAGCTTTGTTTGCAAATGTGATCTAATCtgtcattttgagtcacttttaCCCAGAAATGCATTTTGGACAGATGCACATTTTATGCAACTTTCTAATGAtgtaataattattatgtttctactCTAAATCATCGCCGAGTTTGGGAGATTAAAGCTTACTTTAAAGTATACTTGTGTTTTGATGCGAACGCTCTGCATGTCGAATGCAAGCCTGTCATAGTTTACTCCATAACTGTGTGCGAGTATTTCCGTGCACTTGACTTAGACATACACTGTTGTCGCTCAGTGCTCGAACACTCTGCTGATGAAGAGtatatgaagtatactttgggctttatacTTTGAACATTCCAAAGACAAACTTGAGAATTCCAAAAAGAGAATGAGATTGCAGGAAAGAGGGAGAGGCAAAGGAATGATAGAAAATAGATTAGTAAAAGATATAGATGGAGACAGTGTGGTAGATGCAGACAGAAAAAAGGATATCCTATCATAAGCAAAGAGAAGATGCTGAGCTCTGAATAGGAAACTTTCCTCAGGAAATGACTGGgaggggagagtgtgtgtgtggggggggggggggtggaccAGATTTAGCAGCTGTGGAGGTTTAGACTCAGTCTAACTATACAAAAGTCTCTGGGGGGCTGTGGACGGGGGCTCTTTAAACAGAGTGCATTCTCATTTCCTGCCATTGTTCAGGATTGAAGAGTCTAGAAAGCCTTGATTAAATGTGCTATTCAGGATATGGAACTCATGGCCTAATCTGTCTCTGTTTATCTTTGGTCTTTCTATAGCTGTTCTATCACCTACAAAGGGAGCGATGTTTTCTGGAGCCACGTGCACGGTTCTATGCTGCTGAGATTGCAAGTGCCTTGGGGTACCTACACTCTTTAAACATTGTGTACAGAGATCTGAAGCCTGAAAACATACTTCTGGACTCACAAGGACACATCATCCTGACTGACTTTGGCCTCTGCAAAGAGAATATAGAACCCAATGGAACAACATCTACGTTCTGTGGAACACCGGAGGTAAATTATATTCAGTGCCAGCATCTGACTGTATATATAGATTGGTAGACAGGGGTCTCTCTCAATGcaattatatttacagtaaataagcTAACTCTGTTTTTGTCTTACAGTATTTAGCACCAGAGGTCTTGCATAAGCAGCCATATGACAGAACAGTTGACTGGTGGTGTTTGGGTGCAGTGCTGTATGAAATGTTATATGGCCTGGTGAGTTATTTCAGTGTTTTGtgcaaaaattaaattaattgtaccTCTTTAATTGAATGCGTTTACTTAATTAACTATATTGAATTGACTACAGTGTAGCactatatgttgttttttttacattgagcTTTTGTTGTAGTACTGAATGGTTACATGAGCTTGATGGTTAACAGTTTTATGGTTGCTTCACAGCCTCCGTTTTACAGTCGTAACACAGCGGAAATGTATGATAACATCCTGAACAAGCCACTGCAACTCAAACCCAACATCTCCAATGCTGCTAGACACCTGCTGGAGGGTCTGCTGCAAAAGGACCGCACCAAGAGACTGGGCTTCACTGATGACTTTGTAAGTATGaatgaatgtgtttacattttagtGAGATTATTTTGCTGTTTGTCTAATGtctaatatattaatttattttgctcTTATATCTAATATATAATCTGTTTCACTCTTTCTGTAGACTGAGATAAAAAACCACATGTTCTTCTCTCCCATAAACTGGGATGATCTGAATGCCAAGAAGCTCACTCCCCCCTTCAACCCTAACGTGGTACGTTCCGTTTCTCTCTTTTGTTGATCTTCAGTAATTACCACATTGCCCTGGATTTTAGAGATAAAAAGAAATTGGTCATGCTGCAACGATATGTGATAAGAACATGCTTGCTTGCACCTTTTTTACTATTgacagttttatatatatttgtgtgtgtgtgtgtgtgtgtgtgtgtgtgtgtgtgtgtgtgtgtgtgtgtgtgtgtgtgtgtgtgtgtgtgtgtgtgtgtgtgtgtgtgtgtgtgtgtgtgtgtgtgtagaaaatatgcatttatcaatcactgcaaaaatattttagatattgTCATTTTGACaagcatgcttttttttttcagacaggGCCTAACGACTTGCGCCACTTTGACCCCGAGTTCACTGATGAGCCAGTGCCAAGTTCAATTGGCTGCTCCCCAGACAGTGCTCTCATCACAGCCAGCATTACAGATGGAGCCGAGGCATTCCTAGGCTTCTCTTATGCCCCTGCAATGGATTCCTACTTGTAGCCCATTGATGCAGAAACTGCATCTCATAGACTCTTACCTGTAGCTCATTACCATGGAAATGCTGTCCCATGGAATAACACCTGTAGTGCATCACTATGAGAAAGAAAACCCAGTCACATTTCCCTGCCTTCAGATGGGGGTATTCGCACATGACATAACGGCAGCTCAAAAGGCCTTTGTTAAAAGGCTGGAGTTTTACGCATAATAAAAGACATCTCATCTTCATCGTCCTCATCCAACTGCATGGTTTCTCCTCCGCTTTCACCTTTCATCCAATAGAtggtgaaagagagagtgtgaaGATTGATGCTGATGGAtgtatattattgtatatttgCCTTGAGTTTTTCTTTTATAGGATTGTTGAGACATTATTGTTTTCGATGGAGTGTGTGTCATCTTAACATCCCTTACCCATTTACACATGTTTGTTTTAACTAATTAATGTGATCTGGCATGCCAGTCAGATATAAATATAGTCATCATGATGTCAAAACCACTGAAATATATCAAcatctgagatatatatatatatatatatagtactgagcaaaagttttaggcacatttATCTTAAGGTTATTTATATCATCAGCTTTAGCGGGTCcatttgaaatatacatttattttgcaaacggAATAGTATAGAACAGGGAGCACTGCAACAGATGGTATAGTCCCCACAGatcccccccactgaacattgagtcagtctgggattacgtGCAGTCACAGAAACAATTGAAACAGCCTAAAAAGATtggaagaactgtggtgaattctccaagaagctcgGAACACCCTATCTgacaactaagaaaaactgtgtccaggtataCCTGGGagtattggtgctgttttaaaggcaaagattgttttacctttttatttttactggactttgtatgacattattgataaatgaaaactatttatggcattatttttgaagatatcctcactatacaacatttttcacaagtgcctaaaacatttgcacagtagtgtgtatatatatttgtgagcAGTTACACATCTGGGATCAAATTGCACATTTAGTTCTTCATTATCATCCTAATTTAAAGAGCTcttgcctttttttttcttatttagttttttgttcttttgactTGAGTGGGAGGTGCTAAAGGGATCTGCTGCTACTGTGTGTTGATAGGCACCTGGACCAACGAATCAGATAGCTCGGTCTCACCTTAGTCTTCCAGCCTCCTGAAATGTAATTGTACAGCTCAGACATGTTCACATTCCACTGTATAAGACTGTATTGCTATTTAAGTTTGTATATTTTAAGTCTATGTATTAATTTTAATGTATATGAAACTTAAAAGTGTGCTTATGTACTGTAAAATTGTTAAATGTTTGAATCATGTGACCTTGTTTGGTTTGCAATAAAACTTTTTTCCCCAAACAACTTGTGCATCTTTGTGTTTTCCTTTAGAAGAGTTCCAATGGCTCAACTGGGAATTTCAAAGGAACACATGTATATTTGGTGGGTTGGTTAACTTTATTGTCCACGTTGTGGAAAATTGTCTCTGGCTTTACCATACAATACATCAcaaacaatatatacatatacattaaaaaagGCATACAAAACAAGACAGAAGTTATCGATCCCTTGCATTAAAAATTTTAACAGCATTGTGCACAAAAGATAACTGATAAATTTCTTCATTGCACGTGGTTGCCTATAATGTCTCCCTGATGGCAACCGGTGAAATTCACCATGAAGAGGGTGAGACACATCCCCTACTATCACTAAAGCCTTTTGCTTGACTTTACATGTATATAGATCATTCAGATGTATCTGTGTCTTGCCAAGCATCTTACTGACTTCATTTACAATCTTGGTCATCTTGACCCTGTTTTTAACACTCAAATTACCATACCACAAGGTCATGTTATAAGTTTAAATACTTTCAACTACATTTTTATAGACCATTTCATTTATGTTCTTACTCACACCAAAGTGATTTAACCTCCTGATCAAATACAACCTTTGTTGAGCTTTCTTACAGATGCTGTCAGTATTCTCTATAAAACTAAATTGAGCATCTATGTGTGTCCCCAAATACTTAAAATTGCAAACAAATTCAATTGGATTCCCACAAAGTATTACAGGTTCCAACTTCAAAATATTCCGCTTATCTCCAGTAATTACCAATTCTTTTGTTTTATCCACATTTACCACAATTGCACTCAGCTGACACCACTCAAAATGTCTTTTATGTGCTCTTGGTATGTGCGAGTCCTACCTATCTCTCCTACTTGCAAAAGACCCACAAGAGCCATATCATCAGCATATTTAAAAAGATGAAACACCTTATTTCTATTTGTAAACTCATTAATACACAAAGAAAAGAGTAACGGTGATAAAAGTGCTCCTTGTGGGGctcctgtgtttgatataattccAGACATGTTGCCATTAACAACCACACTTTGTGGACGTTTAGAAAGGAAAACTTTAATCCACCAAACAAGTCCCCCGTTAATCCCCAAATTAATCAATCGCTGAATAAGAAtgaactgtaagttgctttggacaaCAGTGCATTAATGTTAAGAGGTATAAAAACTTTGGGTGGTATAATTATTATGGgcatgttgccatgacaatgacaCTGGTTACCTCAGCTGGTCAAAGGACAGACTATCAGCTGTTTGCTCTCTGTACAGTTTTGTGGGCCAGTTCTCTTGCGTAGCCTAGTGCTCACACCACCCATGCACATTGACCCAATCTTTAACCAGACATCGTAATTTCTATGGCACTGTCAATGGTTGCATTTATTAACCATGGTTCAACCACCTCCTGGAAGTACATTTCTGATGTACAAGTTCAGAAACACTGTACCTGAGGCCTTAAACTAGGTCACATATAAGCAAAATGACGAGTAATTTGTTAAATACAAACTTGAGTATTacttaaagaggtcatgacaaacacttttaaaaatatagatttgtttTTTATCTTCCAtgtggtccactgataatgttaaagttttattatttttattttgcacccAAACAATCATAATTGATCATTTTCCAGCCTGTCTCTGgctctctgtctgaaacgcttgaTTTTGGCCTAAGCCTCCTTTCAACTTCCACGTAaacgctcactgttatgattggctaacatcaaaaacagccatatttgaaactcaatcagaagagaataCACAATCTCCACAATAttctaaaactaaa containing:
- the sgk1 gene encoding serine/threonine-protein kinase Sgk1 isoform X3, translated to MLSQHHSDNKVKEAEPEMHMICPWTMSPLLGSPVLQKCCICNGPFITYGNEEAWQPRQRTQAMDLYYHGDPESDYCYLSDTTFMKQRKMGLNDFIQKLSTNNYACKHPEVQSILNLTPPQDAELMNSNPSPPPSPSQQINLGPSSNPTAKPSDFDFLKVIGKGSFGKVLLARHRSDEQFYAVKVLQKKAILKKKEEKHIMSERNVLLKNVKHPFLVGLHYSFQTADKLYFVLDYINGGELFYHLQRERCFLEPRARFYAAEIASALGYLHSLNIVYRDLKPENILLDSQGHIILTDFGLCKENIEPNGTTSTFCGTPEYLAPEVLHKQPYDRTVDWWCLGAVLYEMLYGLPPFYSRNTAEMYDNILNKPLQLKPNISNAARHLLEGLLQKDRTKRLGFTDDFTEIKNHMFFSPINWDDLNAKKLTPPFNPNVTGPNDLRHFDPEFTDEPVPSSIGCSPDSALITASITDGAEAFLGFSYAPAMDSYL
- the sgk1 gene encoding serine/threonine-protein kinase Sgk1 isoform X1, producing MRLVHNAEKQSFSFKNCSAFQFVKRKVRRWMQNPKMDLENVQTKGFLSSCPKCQEGQDLWYTHFPAPYGCCYYSPRGYYLPLPPSPPCQPSAPCTHCQQDKNNTCKVRKWKMLSQHHSDNKVKEAEPEMHMICPWTMSPLLGSPVLQKCCICNGPFITYGNEEAWQPRQRTQAMDLYYHGDPESDYCYLSDTTFMKQRKMGLNDFIQKLSTNNYACKHPEVQSILNLTPPQDAELMNSNPSPPPSPSQQINLGPSSNPTAKPSDFDFLKVIGKGSFGKVLLARHRSDEQFYAVKVLQKKAILKKKEEKHIMSERNVLLKNVKHPFLVGLHYSFQTADKLYFVLDYINGGELFYHLQRERCFLEPRARFYAAEIASALGYLHSLNIVYRDLKPENILLDSQGHIILTDFGLCKENIEPNGTTSTFCGTPEYLAPEVLHKQPYDRTVDWWCLGAVLYEMLYGLPPFYSRNTAEMYDNILNKPLQLKPNISNAARHLLEGLLQKDRTKRLGFTDDFTEIKNHMFFSPINWDDLNAKKLTPPFNPNVTGPNDLRHFDPEFTDEPVPSSIGCSPDSALITASITDGAEAFLGFSYAPAMDSYL
- the sgk1 gene encoding serine/threonine-protein kinase Sgk1 isoform X2, whose protein sequence is MCVRKWKMLSQHHSDNKVKEAEPEMHMICPWTMSPLLGSPVLQKCCICNGPFITYGNEEAWQPRQRTQAMDLYYHGDPESDYCYLSDTTFMKQRKMGLNDFIQKLSTNNYACKHPEVQSILNLTPPQDAELMNSNPSPPPSPSQQINLGPSSNPTAKPSDFDFLKVIGKGSFGKVLLARHRSDEQFYAVKVLQKKAILKKKEEKHIMSERNVLLKNVKHPFLVGLHYSFQTADKLYFVLDYINGGELFYHLQRERCFLEPRARFYAAEIASALGYLHSLNIVYRDLKPENILLDSQGHIILTDFGLCKENIEPNGTTSTFCGTPEYLAPEVLHKQPYDRTVDWWCLGAVLYEMLYGLPPFYSRNTAEMYDNILNKPLQLKPNISNAARHLLEGLLQKDRTKRLGFTDDFTEIKNHMFFSPINWDDLNAKKLTPPFNPNVTGPNDLRHFDPEFTDEPVPSSIGCSPDSALITASITDGAEAFLGFSYAPAMDSYL
- the sgk1 gene encoding serine/threonine-protein kinase Sgk1 isoform X5, yielding MKQRKMGLNDFIQKLSTNNYACKHPEVQSILNLTPPQDAELMNSNPSPPPSPSQQINLGPSSNPTAKPSDFDFLKVIGKGSFGKVLLARHRSDEQFYAVKVLQKKAILKKKEEKHIMSERNVLLKNVKHPFLVGLHYSFQTADKLYFVLDYINGGELFYHLQRERCFLEPRARFYAAEIASALGYLHSLNIVYRDLKPENILLDSQGHIILTDFGLCKENIEPNGTTSTFCGTPEYLAPEVLHKQPYDRTVDWWCLGAVLYEMLYGLPPFYSRNTAEMYDNILNKPLQLKPNISNAARHLLEGLLQKDRTKRLGFTDDFTEIKNHMFFSPINWDDLNAKKLTPPFNPNVTGPNDLRHFDPEFTDEPVPSSIGCSPDSALITASITDGAEAFLGFSYAPAMDSYL
- the sgk1 gene encoding serine/threonine-protein kinase Sgk1 isoform X4; translation: MTIQTETSVPAPELTYSKTRGLVANLSAFMKQRKMGLNDFIQKLSTNNYACKHPEVQSILNLTPPQDAELMNSNPSPPPSPSQQINLGPSSNPTAKPSDFDFLKVIGKGSFGKVLLARHRSDEQFYAVKVLQKKAILKKKEEKHIMSERNVLLKNVKHPFLVGLHYSFQTADKLYFVLDYINGGELFYHLQRERCFLEPRARFYAAEIASALGYLHSLNIVYRDLKPENILLDSQGHIILTDFGLCKENIEPNGTTSTFCGTPEYLAPEVLHKQPYDRTVDWWCLGAVLYEMLYGLPPFYSRNTAEMYDNILNKPLQLKPNISNAARHLLEGLLQKDRTKRLGFTDDFTEIKNHMFFSPINWDDLNAKKLTPPFNPNVTGPNDLRHFDPEFTDEPVPSSIGCSPDSALITASITDGAEAFLGFSYAPAMDSYL